In a genomic window of Paramicrobacterium chengjingii:
- a CDS encoding glucose-6-phosphate isomerase: protein MSFEIHVSGAAEQAVRSVVPTLVEDLVASGITEQNPTLWGPTAEEESAKRLGWTEAVAVSRPLVAEITALRDKLAAVGVDHIVLAGMGGSSLAPEVITRTFGVDLTVLDSTAPGQVRAALDAGLQNTAIVVSSKSGSTVETDSQRRVFEKAFNDAGIDPRERIIIVTDPGSPFDVSAREGGFAVFNADPNVGGRYSALTAFGLVPSGLAGVDISALLDEADRVLAELSIDDERNPGLILGAAISATSPRRDKLGIVSDGTHIVGFADWAEQLIAESTGKEGTGILPVVLDKLAPELESRPDDLQIVRLVENAEALHVFPRDRHEGEILVSGSLGAQLIVWEYAVAVAGRILGINPFDQPDVESAKVAARGLLDDRPEPADPAFAEGGIEIRGDDDLVTGISTVREAVDRLVAALPDDGYVSLQAYVDRLELPQLEGLRSMIAARAGRPVTFGWGPRFLHSTGQYHKGGPAQGVYLQITQAAPVDLEIPERPFTFGQLIEAQAAGDAGVLRDHGRPVLSLNLTNPQDDTLALFEAIN from the coding sequence ATGAGTTTCGAGATCCACGTGAGCGGAGCGGCTGAACAAGCCGTCCGTTCCGTGGTTCCCACGCTTGTCGAAGATCTCGTCGCATCGGGCATTACCGAGCAGAACCCGACACTCTGGGGGCCGACGGCCGAAGAAGAGTCCGCAAAGCGTCTCGGTTGGACCGAAGCCGTTGCCGTATCGCGCCCCCTCGTTGCTGAGATCACTGCGCTGCGCGACAAACTCGCGGCCGTCGGCGTGGACCATATTGTTCTGGCGGGAATGGGCGGTTCGTCGCTTGCTCCTGAGGTGATCACCCGCACCTTCGGCGTCGACCTCACCGTGCTCGACTCGACAGCACCGGGGCAGGTGCGCGCTGCGCTTGACGCCGGACTGCAGAACACCGCAATCGTGGTGTCGTCGAAATCCGGCTCGACCGTCGAGACGGACAGTCAGCGGCGGGTCTTCGAGAAGGCATTTAACGATGCAGGGATTGATCCGCGCGAGCGCATCATCATCGTCACTGACCCTGGCTCACCGTTCGATGTTTCGGCGCGCGAAGGCGGGTTCGCTGTCTTCAACGCTGACCCGAACGTCGGGGGACGGTATTCGGCTCTTACCGCTTTCGGCCTTGTGCCATCTGGTCTGGCCGGCGTCGACATCTCAGCGCTGCTTGACGAGGCCGACAGAGTGCTGGCCGAGCTGTCAATTGATGACGAGCGCAATCCTGGACTCATTCTCGGCGCAGCGATCTCAGCGACCTCTCCGCGCAGAGACAAGCTGGGAATCGTGTCGGACGGAACGCACATTGTTGGCTTCGCCGACTGGGCAGAGCAGCTGATTGCCGAATCCACAGGAAAAGAAGGCACGGGAATTCTTCCCGTCGTGCTCGACAAGCTAGCGCCCGAGCTGGAAAGTCGTCCCGATGATCTTCAAATCGTTCGGCTCGTCGAGAACGCCGAGGCGCTCCACGTGTTTCCCCGCGACCGGCACGAGGGCGAGATCCTCGTCAGCGGTTCACTTGGCGCACAGCTGATCGTCTGGGAGTACGCCGTTGCCGTCGCCGGTCGCATTCTCGGCATCAATCCCTTTGACCAGCCGGACGTCGAGTCGGCGAAGGTGGCGGCGCGCGGTCTTCTTGACGATCGCCCGGAGCCAGCGGACCCCGCATTCGCCGAGGGCGGCATTGAGATTCGCGGAGACGATGACCTGGTAACCGGTATCTCAACGGTTCGCGAGGCCGTGGATCGTCTCGTCGCAGCACTCCCCGACGACGGCTACGTATCGCTCCAAGCATACGTAGACCGACTTGAGTTGCCTCAGCTCGAGGGTCTGCGCAGCATGATCGCGGCTCGGGCTGGACGCCCTGTCACGTTTGGGTGGGGGCCAAGGTTTCTTCACTCGACGGGGCAATACCACAAAGGCGGTCCCGCACAAGGTGTATACCTGCAGATCACGCAGGCAGCGCCCGTCGACCTCGAAATACCGGAACGCCCGTTCACATTCGGTCAGCTGATTGAAGCCCAGGCTGCGGGCGATGCCGGTGTGTTGCGCGACCATGGCCGCCCCGTGCTGTCGCTCAATCTGACGAACCCGCAAGACGATACCCTCGCTCTGTTCGAGGCCATCAACTAA
- the zwf gene encoding glucose-6-phosphate dehydrogenase, translating into MSPVEITPEHNPLRLSIDRRLNRIAGPSGLIIFGVTGDLSRKKLMPAVYDLANRGLLPPGFALVGFARRDWEDQDFARVVHDAVRDHARTPFREEVWEQLAQGIRFVSGEFGDDAAFTRLGETIVELDRTRGTMGNHAFYLSIPPKAFPQVTSQLKQSGLAEEKDGQWRRVVIEKPFGSNLETARELNDVVESVFPADSVFRIDHYLGKETVQNIMALRFANQLFEPIWNANFVDHVQITMAEDIGVGGRAGYYDGIGAARDVIQNHLLQLLALTAMEEPGSFDAADLRAEKEKVLAAVRLPTDLSTGTARGQYSGGWQGGEKVRGFLEEDGMNPDSTTETYAAMKLHINTRRWAGVPFYLRSGKRLGRRVTEIAVVFKRAPQYLFAESQTAELGENALVIRVQPDEGVTIRFGSKVPGAGMQVRDVTMDFGYGHAFTEASPEAYERLILDVLLGDPPLFPRHEEVELSWKILDPIEEFWAEQGGPIDQYEPGTWGPTSADELLARDSRTWRRP; encoded by the coding sequence ATGTCCCCGGTGGAGATCACCCCAGAGCACAATCCGCTTCGGTTGAGCATCGACCGTCGTCTCAACCGCATCGCGGGCCCAAGCGGCCTGATTATCTTCGGCGTGACAGGCGATCTGTCACGCAAGAAGCTGATGCCTGCGGTCTACGACCTGGCCAACAGGGGCCTTCTCCCCCCGGGGTTCGCCCTAGTCGGGTTCGCTCGACGCGATTGGGAAGACCAAGATTTCGCCCGTGTCGTTCACGATGCGGTGCGGGATCACGCGCGCACACCGTTCCGAGAAGAGGTGTGGGAGCAGCTCGCTCAAGGGATTCGGTTTGTCTCGGGCGAGTTCGGCGACGATGCGGCGTTTACGCGTCTTGGCGAGACGATCGTCGAGCTTGATCGCACGCGGGGCACTATGGGAAACCATGCATTCTACCTGTCGATCCCGCCGAAGGCATTCCCACAGGTGACATCGCAGCTGAAGCAGTCCGGGCTAGCCGAGGAGAAGGACGGTCAATGGCGCCGCGTCGTCATTGAGAAGCCGTTCGGAAGCAACCTTGAGACGGCGAGAGAGCTGAACGACGTCGTGGAGTCGGTGTTTCCTGCTGACTCAGTGTTTCGCATTGATCATTACCTGGGTAAGGAAACGGTGCAGAACATCATGGCGCTCCGTTTCGCCAACCAGCTTTTCGAACCGATCTGGAACGCCAATTTTGTCGACCACGTGCAGATTACGATGGCCGAGGACATTGGTGTCGGCGGCCGAGCCGGCTATTATGACGGCATCGGCGCGGCCCGTGATGTGATTCAGAACCACCTTTTGCAGCTTCTCGCACTCACAGCCATGGAAGAACCGGGCTCATTCGACGCAGCTGATCTACGGGCCGAGAAAGAGAAGGTTCTCGCGGCTGTTCGGCTGCCGACCGATCTCAGCACGGGAACGGCGCGCGGCCAGTACTCTGGCGGGTGGCAAGGCGGCGAGAAGGTTCGCGGCTTCCTCGAGGAAGACGGCATGAACCCGGACTCGACCACCGAGACGTACGCGGCCATGAAGCTTCACATCAACACGCGACGCTGGGCCGGAGTACCGTTCTATCTGCGTTCCGGAAAACGACTCGGTCGCCGTGTCACCGAGATCGCCGTCGTGTTCAAACGCGCACCGCAATACCTGTTCGCGGAATCACAGACCGCCGAACTCGGAGAGAACGCCCTTGTGATCCGGGTGCAGCCTGACGAAGGCGTGACCATTCGCTTCGGTTCCAAAGTTCCGGGAGCCGGCATGCAGGTTCGCGACGTCACGATGGACTTCGGGTACGGGCACGCGTTCACCGAGGCGAGCCCCGAGGCGTATGAACGGCTGATTCTTGACGTGCTGCTCGGCGATCCTCCCCTTTTCCCTCGACATGAAGAGGTAGAACTCTCGTGGAAGATCCTCGATCCCATTGAGGAGTTCTGGGCAGAACAAGGCGGCCCGATCGACCAGTATGAGCCCGGCACATGGGGTCCGACATCCGCTGATGAGCTCCTCGCTCGCGACAGCCGCACCTGGAGGCGTCCATGA